One Streptomyces sp. L2 genomic window carries:
- a CDS encoding ROK family transcriptional regulator has translation MAGTAGTPGTPRVLRAMNDRAALDLLLEHGPLSRTRIGKLTGLSKPTASQLLARLEAAGLVRVTGTSEGRPGPNAQLYAVNPAAAYAAALDVTPHRIRAAVADITGRTVGEHELPTPGRRPAQPVLQQVTEALEGAVKAAGLARSDVHRLVIGTPGAFDPNTGRLRYASHLPGWHSPTLLDELAAALPMPVEYENDVNLVAVAELRLGAARGHADFVLLWNQEGLGAALVLGGRLHRGWTGGAGEVGFLPVPGTPLVRQVTKANSGGYQELAGSQAVPKLARELGIENLPQGPYTESAAELVARAADHTSGPYRELLQTYATRLATGLASLVSVLDPELVVLSGSALTAGGEVLRGLVQAELEELAAARPRLVVGDVLEHPVLRGALERALAATRDEVFDTSR, from the coding sequence ATGGCAGGAACGGCCGGTACGCCGGGCACCCCGCGCGTCCTGCGCGCCATGAACGACCGCGCCGCCCTGGACCTCCTCCTGGAGCACGGGCCGCTCTCCCGCACCCGGATCGGCAAGCTCACCGGCCTGTCCAAGCCGACCGCCTCCCAGCTGCTGGCCCGGCTGGAGGCGGCCGGGCTGGTCCGGGTCACCGGCACCAGTGAGGGCCGGCCGGGGCCCAACGCCCAGCTGTACGCGGTCAACCCCGCCGCCGCGTACGCCGCCGCGCTCGACGTCACCCCGCACCGCATCCGCGCCGCCGTCGCCGACATCACCGGCCGCACGGTCGGCGAGCACGAGCTGCCCACCCCCGGCCGGCGCCCGGCCCAGCCCGTCCTCCAGCAGGTCACCGAGGCCCTCGAAGGCGCCGTCAAGGCCGCCGGGCTCGCCCGGTCCGACGTGCACCGCCTGGTCATCGGCACACCCGGCGCCTTCGACCCCAACACCGGCCGGCTGCGCTACGCCTCGCACCTGCCCGGCTGGCACTCCCCCACACTGCTCGACGAACTGGCGGCGGCGCTGCCGATGCCGGTCGAGTACGAGAACGACGTCAACCTCGTCGCCGTCGCCGAACTCCGGCTCGGCGCCGCCCGGGGCCACGCGGACTTCGTGCTGCTGTGGAACCAGGAGGGCCTCGGCGCCGCCCTGGTCCTCGGCGGGCGGCTGCACCGGGGCTGGACCGGCGGCGCCGGCGAGGTCGGCTTCCTGCCGGTGCCGGGCACGCCCCTGGTGCGCCAGGTCACCAAGGCCAACAGCGGCGGCTACCAGGAGCTGGCCGGCTCCCAGGCGGTGCCGAAGCTGGCCCGGGAACTCGGCATCGAGAACCTGCCCCAGGGGCCGTACACCGAGAGCGCGGCCGAGCTGGTGGCCCGTGCCGCCGACCACACGAGCGGCCCCTACCGGGAGCTGCTGCAGACCTACGCGACCCGGCTGGCCACCGGTCTCGCCTCGCTCGTCTCCGTCCTCGACCCCGAACTCGTCGTCCTCAGCGGCTCCGCGCTGACGGCCGGCGGCGAGGTGCTGCGCGGCCTTGTCCAGGCCGAGCTGGAGGAGCTGGCGGCCGCCCGGCCCCGGCTCGTCGTCGGCGACGTCCTCGAACACCCGGTCCTGCGCGGCGCCCTTGAGCGCGCCCTCGCGGCCACCCGCGACGAGGTCTTCGACACCTCCCGCTGA
- a CDS encoding mechanosensitive ion channel family protein: protein MSLPAVLLAAGASPSPTPSGSVTPAVPSLQDAQESANNAASWVEQNWSTWLAMGLQILLVVVVAFALRAVVRRAITKFIDRMNRSAQSGDGGGLSGLLVNAERRRQRSAAIGSVLRSVASFLILGTAALMVLSTFKINLAPLLASAGVAGVAIGFGARNLVTDFLSGVFMILEDQYGVGDTIDAGVASGEVIEVGLRVTKLRGDGGEIWYVRNGEVKRIGNLSQGWATAGVDVTVKASEDLDRVKATLTEVAEKMSKEEPWNELLWGQVEVLGLDSVLLDSMVVRVSARTMPGKSTTVERELRWRIKRAFDAASIRIVGGATAVEDEEDAPDPAASVAPPSAYSSATSPQSRAAAPIAPQPGPGK from the coding sequence GTGTCCTTGCCCGCCGTCCTGCTCGCCGCAGGCGCGTCGCCGTCCCCGACGCCGTCCGGGTCGGTGACTCCGGCCGTGCCGTCGCTCCAGGACGCCCAGGAGAGCGCGAACAACGCGGCGAGCTGGGTCGAGCAGAACTGGTCGACGTGGCTCGCGATGGGCCTGCAGATCCTGCTGGTCGTGGTGGTCGCGTTCGCGCTCAGAGCGGTCGTACGACGAGCGATCACCAAGTTCATCGACCGGATGAACCGGTCCGCGCAGTCGGGCGACGGCGGCGGGCTGAGCGGGCTGCTGGTGAACGCCGAGCGGCGCCGGCAGCGGTCGGCGGCGATCGGCTCGGTGCTGCGGTCGGTGGCGAGCTTCCTGATCCTCGGCACGGCCGCGCTGATGGTGCTGTCCACTTTCAAGATCAACCTGGCCCCGCTGCTGGCCTCCGCCGGGGTGGCGGGCGTGGCGATCGGTTTCGGCGCCCGGAACCTGGTCACGGACTTCCTGTCCGGCGTGTTCATGATCCTGGAGGACCAGTACGGCGTCGGCGACACGATCGACGCGGGCGTGGCCTCCGGCGAGGTCATCGAGGTCGGCCTGCGGGTGACCAAGCTGCGCGGGGACGGCGGCGAGATCTGGTACGTCCGCAACGGCGAGGTCAAGCGGATCGGCAACCTCTCCCAGGGCTGGGCCACGGCCGGGGTCGACGTGACCGTGAAGGCGAGCGAGGACCTGGACCGGGTGAAGGCGACCCTCACCGAGGTCGCCGAGAAGATGAGCAAGGAAGAGCCCTGGAACGAGCTGCTGTGGGGCCAGGTGGAGGTCCTCGGCCTGGACAGCGTGCTGCTCGACTCCATGGTGGTGCGGGTCTCCGCCCGGACCATGCCCGGCAAGTCCACCACCGTCGAGCGGGAGCTGCGCTGGCGGATCAAGCGGGCGTTCGACGCGGCGAGCATCCGCATCGTGGGCGGGGCGACGGCCGTGGAGGACGAGGAGGACGCCCCGGACCCGGCCGCGTCGGTCGCGCCGCCGTCGGCGTACTCCAGCGCCACGTCCCCGCAGTCGCGGGCGGCGGCGCCGATCGCACCCCAGCCCGGGCCGGGCAAGTGA
- a CDS encoding HNH endonuclease — protein MPHVLVLNASYEPLGVVPLRRALVLVLENKAVSLEESGAYMHSATVTVPAPSVVRLKRFVRVPYRGPVPLTRRALFARDGGRCMYCGAAATSVDHVIPRSRGGQHAWENVVASCRRCNHVKADRHLVELGWRLRHKPAPPTGLAWRIIGTGHRDPRWLPYLQPYGADDALARIDGISA, from the coding sequence GTGCCGCATGTCCTGGTCCTCAACGCGTCGTACGAGCCCCTCGGCGTCGTACCGCTCCGCCGCGCGCTCGTCCTCGTCCTGGAGAACAAGGCCGTCTCCCTGGAGGAATCCGGCGCCTATATGCACAGCGCGACCGTCACAGTCCCCGCACCCAGCGTGGTCCGGCTCAAGCGATTCGTGCGGGTTCCCTACCGGGGGCCCGTTCCTCTCACCAGGCGCGCGCTCTTCGCCCGCGACGGCGGCCGGTGCATGTACTGCGGCGCCGCCGCGACCAGCGTCGACCACGTCATCCCGCGCTCCCGCGGTGGGCAGCACGCGTGGGAGAACGTGGTGGCCTCGTGCCGCCGCTGCAACCACGTCAAGGCCGACCGCCACCTCGTCGAACTCGGCTGGCGCCTGCGCCACAAGCCCGCCCCGCCGACCGGTCTGGCCTGGCGCATCATCGGAACCGGCCACCGTGACCCCCGCTGGCTCCCCTACCTGCAACCGTACGGCGCGGACGACGCCCTGGCCCGGATCGACGGGATCTCGGCCTGA